In Rosa chinensis cultivar Old Blush chromosome 1, RchiOBHm-V2, whole genome shotgun sequence, a genomic segment contains:
- the LOC112168910 gene encoding uncharacterized protein LOC112168910 — MGGEVDKLAREWGIQFVNSSSYYAQSNGQAEASNKIIINLLKKMLEANPRQWHETLYETLWAYHTFKRNPTATTPYALMFGHDAVLSLEVNVQSLRVQEQYHLIGEDYVQAMWQEHEDLSEKHLEALDSLVMEKQRVARPYDKRTRGRSYIKGELVWKAVIPLGEKLDGRGKWTPRWEGSYIIYKILKKGAFHLKDLDGDVHHILLMADT; from the coding sequence ATGGGTGGTGAAGTTGATAAACTGGCAAGAGAATGGGGAATACAGTTCGTCAATTCCAGTTCTTATTATGCTCAGTCTaacggtcaagcggaggccagcAACAAGATCATTATCAATTTGCTGAAAAAAATGTTGGAAGCTAATCCACGACAGTGGCATGAGACACTTTATGAAACTCTTTGGGCCTACCACACCTTTAAGCGAAATCCCACCGCGACAACACCttatgctttgatgtttggccatgatgcaGTCCTGTCGTTGGAAGTCAACGTCCAATCATTACGAGTTCAAGAGCAATATCATCTCATTGGAGAAGACTACGTTCAGGCTATGTGgcaagaacatgaagaccttagcGAAAAGCACTTGGAGGCTTTAGATAGTTTGGTCATGGAAAAGCAACGAGTCGCTCGCCCCTATGACAAGCGGACTCGGGGAAGGAGTTACATCAAAGGagagttggtttggaaagcagttATCCCGCTTGGCGAAAAATTAGATGGTCGTGGCAAATGGACTCCAAGATGGGAAGGCTCGTACATCATCTATAAAATCTTAAAAAAAGGagcttttcatctcaaggacCTGGATGGAGATGTCCATCATATCCTATTAATGGCAGATACTTGA